A stretch of Eleutherodactylus coqui strain aEleCoq1 chromosome 2, aEleCoq1.hap1, whole genome shotgun sequence DNA encodes these proteins:
- the LOC136612838 gene encoding uncharacterized protein, protein MIREELQASMASLPQAQPGPSRVPKRPRQTESASSISGESLELLSEGELEDPPVPIEDEKKYYFSSNDIAHLIKAVRETMQIEEDNPPRTIQDEMFGGLRSRRKIMFPVNQTLQQVIIDEWQEPEKRITVPKEIRNRLAFATEDVRLYRETPKVDIQIAKVAKKTLLPFEDTSQLSDPMDKKIDGLMKKAWEATSLTIEANIASTSVARSMALWLNRLEASIKDRAPREELASCLPLLKMATAFLADASAETVRYGAKTGVLSNSARRALWLKTWAADITSKNKLCAIPFQGEYMFGPVLDKILEKVGDKSKTLPDRQPFRKPSFPKRMRQPPPEVKGKGKTGRWSYPKGGRGGNATPAPATTGNRDTPLGGIQRAVPLSDPLKRVHKRRCRLPEQTEHPSRRMGTESASLRPTNLPVGRTADRPVRHEEKFKVPGLLLAEPQRQSTRGRRPVPKLGHGPSLRLSSLPTDPPHPQENPNQPGVSHTSCPYVGQKALVSPAKSLGDPGSIPTTSRRRSSPPGPTNIPRGREIEASSMDAESMILRGKGLSHNVITTLTKSRKPITIAIYDRIWKKFTEFCKIEPGKIPGIDIPVILEFLQAGLEKGLSPRTLKVHTAALGSYLDFPLAEHRWVRRFLKGAERLRPFVRETFPTWDLNIVLTSFCQSPFEPLSQLSLRLLTLKVTLLVAITSARRIGELQALQCIEPYMVIQDDRITFKLDPAFLPKVVSKFHREQTITLPSFCQNPRNEKEREFHNLDVRRAVLAYLEATRSFRKNNNLFIQFQGPAKGKTATKSTIARWIKTAIQEAYKARGLDPPGKIRAHSTRSLSSSWAEKGQASAEQICKAATWSSIHTFTRHYRVNVQSDKDLSYGRKVLQAVVPP, encoded by the exons atgataagggaagagctgcaggcttccatggcgtcccttccccaggcccagccaggtccgtcacgggtccctaaaagacctagacagaccgagtcggcgagttcgatctccggtgaatcgctggagctcctatccgaaggggaattagaggacccaccggttcccatagaagacgagaagaaatattacttctcatcaaacgacattgcgcacctcatcaaggcggtgagggaaacaatgcaaattgaggaagataacccgccgagaacaatccaggatgagatgtttggcggcctccgatctagaagaaagatcatgttcccagtcaaccagacgctgcagcaagtgatcatagatgaatggcaggaaccggaaaaaaggatcactgttccaaaagagatccgaaaccggctcgcattcgctaccgaggacgtccgcctgtacagggaaacccccaaggtggacatccagatcgcaaaagtggccaagaaaaccctcttgcccttcgaggacacctcccagctatccgatccgatggataaaaaaatcgacggattaatgaagaaagcctgggaggcaacatccctcaccatcgaggctaacatagcctcaacctcagtggctagatccatggcgctctggctaaacaggctagaagcctccataaaggatcgggcccccagagaggagttggccagctgtctccccctcttaaaaatggctaccgccttcctggctgacgcatcagcggaaacggtaagatacggggcaaaaaccggagtcctcagcaactcagcgagaagggcactatggctgaagacttgggccgcagacattacatccaaaaataagctctgcgccatccccttccaaggggaatatatgtttgggcccgtcctggacaaaatcctggaaaaagtcggcgacaagagtaaaaccctgcctgacagacaacctttcaggaaaccatccttcccgaagaggatgcgccagcctcctcccgaagttaaagggaaagggaagactggaagatggtcgtaccccaagggaggtcggg gggggaacgcgacacccgcacctgcaacgactggcaacagagatactccgctgggcggaatccaacgtgctgtccctctcagcgatccacttaaaagggtccacaaacgtcgctgccgacttcctgagcagacagagcatccatccaggagaatggggactgaatcagcgagtcttcgaccaactaatctgccagtggggagaaccgcagatagacctgttcgccacgaagagaaattcaaagtgccaggacttttactcgctgaaccccagagacaatccacgcggggtagacgccctgtcccaaagctgggacatggacctagcctacgcctttcctcccttcccactgatcccccgcaccctcaggaaaatccaaaccagccgggcgtcagtcatactagttgcccctatgtgggacaaaaggccctggtatcccctgctaaaagccttggcgatccagggtccattcctactaccagccgtagaagatcttctcctccagggcccactaacatacccaggggtcgagaaattgaagctagcagcatggatgctgaaagcatgatactgcgtgggaagggactctcccataatgtaattactaccctaacaaaaagccgtaaacctatcacgatagccatctacgataggatatggaaaaaattcacagagttctgtaaaatagagccagggaaaatcccaggaattgacattcccgtaatcctggaatttttgcaggcaggcctagaaaaaggccttagtcctagaacccttaaagtccatacagcagcactagggtcctatctagattttcccttggcagaacaccgctgggtgcgtaggtttctcaaaggggcagaacggcttcgaccctttgttagagaaacctttcctacctgggacctaaatatagtcttaactagcttttgccaatcccccttcgaacccctctcacaactctccttgaggctgctcacactaaaagttacccttttagttgccataacatcggctcggagaataggggaattgcaagcattacaatgtattgaaccatacatggtaatacaagacgacaggattaccttcaaactagacccagccttccttccgaaggtagtgtcaaaatttcatagggagcagacgatcactctgccctccttctgtcaaaatccccgtaacgagaaagagagagaatttcataacctagacgttaggagagctgttctagcgtacctagaggccacccgctctttccgtaaaaataataacctcttcattcaatttcaggggccggcaaaaggaaagacggcaactaagagcaccatcgcgaggtggatcaagaccgccatccaagaggcatataaagccaggggtctcgaccctccgggaaaaattagagcccactccactcgctctctttcctcctcttgggcagaaaaaggccaggcgtctgccgagcagatctgcaaggcggcgacctggtcgagtatacatacatttacccgacattacagggttaacgtccagtcggacaaagacctgagttacggacgtaaagtccttcaggcagtagtcccaccctag